In Phaseolus vulgaris cultivar G19833 chromosome 3, P. vulgaris v2.0, whole genome shotgun sequence, the sequence agtcaataAAAGTAAGAGGTTATATCAGCTTTAGAGCAAATTAAGGAGTGTCTGATATTCTCTCTCATTAAACCATTTTCCTCAAGCTAAGGCTTCAGAAACAAACAATCTTAACATCCAAATTGAAAGAGCCTCTCATCAATTTTTGAATAGCGAAATACTACCACAATAATCCATCGTAATGACAATTTATATTAAGAAATTACAATATAGATGGTATACACGAAAGCCTACCACATCCATCAGCATCTTAATCTCGGGCTCATCCAATTGTGAACCAACCTTCCTCAACCCAGCCTTCAGTTCCTCGTATGTTACCTTACCATCTTTATCAGTATCCATCAATGTAAACATGTCTTTGATGATTTCTACCTCTTCAACAGATAAGTGCTCTGCAATTACCTGCAGCGTTTGTTCAAAGAAACACAAATCACCACCATTCCAACTTCCTCATACTTCCAATACATATTGAACTTGAGTTAACAATTATGCACAGACTGAAATAGATGCTAACCCGAAGTGCTCTCTTTTTGAATCTATTCATGACAGAGAACTGCTTAAGCCTTGTCCTCACAATATCTCCTAACGGAACATTTGAAGCTTTCTTTGCATTTTGCAACCAGGGATGCTCTGCAAACATATTTGAGGACGGTAAACATTTAGCATCACTTTCCAAATAATTAGGCCATATGGGGCCTCCTGAGTCGTAAGGGTACAAATAAGCACCaaattcttattttcttttaggaGAGGACAATGGAACAAAGGGTCCACAAGAGAATGAGAATACTCTtagcaaacaaaaacaaaagaacaaCGTACATGGAAATTTTGAGCAGTCTAAACATTCCCATCTTGCTTCACAAACCATAAAGTACTTACCAAGCACCTCTTCAGCCGTCAAGCGCTTCTTAGGATCAGGCTCCAACATGTGGCGCACAAGGCTCTTAGCACTGTCCGAAATCTGAGGCCACGGTTCTCTCTTGAAGTCAATCACTCCCCTCAAAATCGCCAGAGCCACCCCTCGTTCGTCCTCTACACCAAatcaaaccaaaccaaaacatCTCACTAAAATTCAAACACCCCACCAGTCACCCAAACACAAACTCAACAACACATTAACAACCAACATTTATCGATGAGAAAAAAACAACACACACCTGCCCAAAACGGAGGAACCCCACACAACAAAATATAAAGAATCACCCCAGCACTCCACACATCCACTTCTGGCCCATAATTCCTCTTCAATACCTCTGGTGCCATATAGTAAGGACTCCCCACAATTTCGGAAAATCTCTCCCCTGTCCATTCATCGGAAAAAGAACATCAGCACACTTCACCGAACCCAGATAAAAAAATCAACCCACACACGTGAATCAACACTTATCCCAACTTAATTAGCAACATCGACTTCACATCTTAAACATGAAGCTGTTTTTAATGCTCAAAGCATTCATAACGGTCCTATCTGATTTGAGTAAAACGAAACAAATTCATTCACTCGCGTACCAGGTTTGAAAAACACGGAGAGACCGAAATCAATGGCTTTAAGTACAGAATTCTCCTTCTTATTCGCAAAGAGGAAATTCTCGGGCTTAAGGTCTCGATGCATGACGCCATTGGCGTGGCACATTCTGACGACCTCAGCAATGGTTCTGGCGACGTGCGCGGCCGCACGCTCGCTGTAGTGGCCACGTGCGACGATCCGGTCGAAGAGTTCGCCACCGGCACAGAGCTCCATGACGAGGTGAACGTTCTCATGGTCCTCGTAAGTGGCTTTGAGCTTGACGACGTTGGCGTGGTCCGGCAGCGTGGACATGATGGCCACCTCGCGGCGCACGTCCTCGACGTCGACGGCGGTCCTGAGCTTGCGCTTGGAGATGGACTTGCAGGCCAGCTCCTGCTTCGTCTCCCGGT encodes:
- the LOC137807805 gene encoding calcium-dependent protein kinase 10-like, which produces MGNCNACVRDDVAHSNRVRKKNTKPNPYAEEALRSGVPIRVLKDVTSRSLIGDKYVIGRELGRGEFGITYLCTDRETKQELACKSISKRKLRTAVDVEDVRREVAIMSTLPDHANVVKLKATYEDHENVHLVMELCAGGELFDRIVARGHYSERAAAHVARTIAEVVRMCHANGVMHRDLKPENFLFANKKENSVLKAIDFGLSVFFKPGERFSEIVGSPYYMAPEVLKRNYGPEVDVWSAGVILYILLCGVPPFWAEDERGVALAILRGVIDFKREPWPQISDSAKSLVRHMLEPDPKKRLTAEEVLEHPWLQNAKKASNVPLGDIVRTRLKQFSVMNRFKKRALRVIAEHLSVEEVEIIKDMFTLMDTDKDGKVTYEELKAGLRKVGSQLDEPEIKMLMDVADVDGNGVLDYGEFVAVTIHLQRMENDEYFRKAFMFFDKDGSGYIEFEELETALVDESGENDTAVVNDIMREVDTDKDGRISYEEFVAMMKTGTDWRKASRQYSRERFKSLSINLMKDGSLQLQDGISGQAVVV